Within the Erigeron canadensis isolate Cc75 chromosome 6, C_canadensis_v1, whole genome shotgun sequence genome, the region tgaacaaaaaacgatgattttatgtgatttttctggtgaaaaatgatgaaacagtgacagtatgaaaaacggtttttgagatgaatttggatgaaaattgagatcaaaatcagttatggatcgatatcaaagtgatgtttgctctgataccacatgtaataacacgatttctgctcttgattcgatctcaacaatggcagttcaagtgtgtgtgttcttggtgtgtttagtgtgtgtgatttctagagagagagagagagagagagaatctgaattaagttgtatgtaaaaatggatcaaaaggcttatgatttctaaggagttgagggtatttatagtctaaatctacaattaagctaatttacactcctagtccctcaaccttaaaaatcatttcaccatgtcttaacaacaacaaagtccactaactaaaattataatttatcattatttttttatttctaacagaaaaaaagaaaaatatatattaaaatcagTAAAgttgtataaataataaaatagttaaTATAATTCGTTGCAAAAAAGATTTGTGACCAATATTCgttgcaaaaaaaataaaataaaataaaaatagttaatataATTCTAGATCTAACTTCTCATTTCCACTCAAAccccaaaaaaaaacacacacacatatagcCGAATTCTCTCGCCGGAAAAGGTTTTAACcatgatttaattcttttctcTACTTTCCAACCATCTTTACTATGAATTTATATGATGCTGTTATGGATTTTGTTTTTGTAGCCTTTGAAAGCTCATCAAACCGCCGCCGCTGccggttttttttcttttcttttgcaaCACCTGCCGCTACCggttttttctttactttggCAACACCGGCCGCTGCCGGAACctactttcttttcatttcttttggtCCTTATTTTCTTTCCTTACCGGCcacttcttttctttccttacAGATAATTCTGCCGCCGTCTACCACCCCTTCTGCCTCGTAGTCCACCACCACAACCCTGACTTGGTAAAATTTcagattatacatatatttatatatatagatttgatttattttcgggtttttatataaatatatatatttgaattattttcgtatttatatatatatgttcagtTTTATATCTTTggattatgaattttttttctctctttagaCTATAGCTACTTTTGCCGCTGTCCACCACCACTTCTGCCGCTGGCCACCACCACAATTATTACTTGGTAAAGTTtcagatttatatttatatatatatgagttattTTCagatttatttatacatatatttgaattattttgagatttatatatatatgaattattttcagatttgtttatatatatatttgaattatttttagatttatacatttttcagatttatatatatatatgatgtatgtATGTTTTGCGTGATAGATTGTTGTTGATGTAGACGTTcacaatttctttctttctctctttctatCTTAGTTTCTTTTCTCTATATACCGGTAAGTTTTCTTTGTTCGTCTtctatgtaatgtatgtatatatgcaatGTATGTTTGTAATGTGTTATAATGTGATTCTTCCCCGTTTTATACCGTAGGTCACCCGTCTGAAATTAAATTATAGAATTTAATTTCGGACAGTCCCCCATTTGGGGACTGCTTTTTGAATGTTTTGTCTCATTTAGGATATGGATGTGTCTAACTGGTTTACTATTTAAGAAATATTCGACAAGCATTTTTCCTTTGCTCTCACAAATATGTGTTTAATACACATATTTGGGGAGCTAAGGGGAAATGCTGTTGAATTTTTCTTAAATAGTAAATCAGTTATACTCGTTCATATATGAGACAAAACATTCAAAAAGTGGGTTAGGATGCCACCCTGCTACAAACCAGTGCCTATATATCCATTCGTATTTCCTTAGTAGTATTGAGTGTATGTAATGTATGCTAAATAGAGTTTGTTGAGTTAAATTCCATTGTTTTAATGTGATGATAATATTGTTTGTAGACGCAGTTATGACGATCGATAAGAGTTGGAAAACTTTAACCAATAAGTATTCTAAACAGTATTTAATTGGTCTTAGGAGATTCATGGAAAGGTGTAAGAATCATACAAATAGGCAAAATAGGGCTCGATGTCCGTGTAATCATTGTAATAATGGTCATTGGTTTCCTCTTGGAACAATAGAAAGTCACATACATACTCATGCTTTTTCTACACGTTACAAAACGTGGAAGTATCACGGTGAATTAGTTGTTGAGTCACCAGTAGTTCCAGTCATACCTCAAACGACAGACCCCATGCATGATTTCATCGCCGATGTTCGTCAGGAGAACGTTCATCAGGAGAATGTCCCCCAAGAGGACAACTCTAACGATGAGCCAATGGACACAACAGATGCACCTAGTACTTCACATGCGCCTAATGCTGCAAATGATGAACTTGCTGAACTACTGAAACTTGCAGACACCGACCTACACCATGGTTATGAAGGGATGTTCGTGTTAGATTTCTTGGCTAAACTGAGTAATGTGAAGGCAGTTAATAAATGGACTGATACGTCACTCGATCAATTGCTAGAATTGCTTAAAGGTGCATTTCCGCTTGCTAAACTCCCACCTTCAACCTATGAAACCAAGAAGATAATGAAAAAGGTTGGGCTAGGATACGAATCGATTCATGTTTGTAAGAACGACTGTTGTTTATTTTGGAAGGAAGATAACCAAGATCTGCAACATTGTCCCGAATGTAAAGCAAGTAGATGGAAGGATGCAAACACTAAGGGGAAGAAAGTTGCCAACAAAGTTATGCATTACTTTCCATTAATTCCCAGACTAAAGCGTATTTATAGCTCAAGATACACTGCAAAAGATATGACATGGCATGCTACAGGACGTTGCACGGAAGATGGTAAGCTACGTCACCCagtgtatggtacatcatggaAAGACTTCGATTCAATGTATCCTGCTTTTGCTACTGAACCTCGAAATGTTAGATTAGGGTTAGCTGCCGACGGTTTTAATCCATTTGGCAACATGAGTACTTCTTATAGCATGTGGCCGGTCATATTGACAATATACAATATGCCGCCTTGGTTATGTATGAAAGAGACTTCATTCATGTTGACATTGTTGATTCCCGGTCCTAAATCACCTGGGACAGATATTGATGTGTTTTTGAGGCCATTGGTTGATGAATTGAAAACTCTTTGGTCGGACGAAGTCGTAACAAAAGACGCCGTCACTAACAGTTTCTTCACAATGCGTGCAATGCTTTTATGGACCATCAATGATTTCCTTGCTCGTAGTAGTTTGTCTGGTTGGAGTGGCCAAGGTTACATGGCATGCCCAACATGTAATAAAGACACTCCATCTGAACCTGTCATTGGAAAAATTGCCTATGTTGGTCATAGGAATTTTTCAGACAATAATCATAAATGGAGAAAGGACAAGTCATTCAATGGTAAGTGGGAGACTAGAGATACTCCTGAAAGAATAACCAACGATCGAATATGGGAACAACTTAGTAATTTGCCTTCTCGTATTCCTGGTAAACTTGTTGGTAAGAAGAGAAAACGTGACCCAAAGGTTGAATTTAATATGTCCAAACGCTCTATTTTCTACGAGCTTG harbors:
- the LOC122604439 gene encoding uncharacterized protein LOC122604439; the encoded protein is MTIDKSWKTLTNKYSKQYLIGLRRFMERCKNHTNRQNRARCPCNHCNNGHWFPLGTIESHIHTHAFSTRYKTWKYHGELVVESPVVPVIPQTTDPMHDFIADVRQENVHQENVPQEDNSNDEPMDTTDAPSTSHAPNAANDELAELLKLADTDLHHGYEGMFVLDFLAKLSNVKAVNKWTDTSLDQLLELLKGAFPLAKLPPSTYETKKIMKKVGLGYESIHVCKNDCCLFWKEDNQDLQHCPECKASRWKDANTKGKKVANKVMHYFPLIPRLKRIYSSRYTAKDMTWHATGRCTEDGKLRHPVYGTSWKDFDSMYPAFATEPRNVRLGLAADGFNPFGNMSTSYSMWPVILTIYNMPPWLCMKETSFMLTLLIPGPKSPGTDIDVFLRPLVDELKTLWSDEVVTKDAVTNSFFTMRAMLLWTINDFLARSSLSGWSGQGYMACPTCNKDTPSEPVIGKIAYVGHRNFSDNNHKWRKDKSFNGKWETRDTPERITNDRIWEQLSNLPSRIPGKLVGKKRKRDPKVEFNMSKRSIFYELEYWSSVQLKHNLDVIHIEKNVCESLLNAMMMHKDKSKDTDKARMVLQK